A single region of the Hyphomicrobiales bacterium genome encodes:
- a CDS encoding Molybdopterin synthase subunit MoaD has translation MAEVKLIYFAWLRERIGHGEEIAVLAPDIKTIGDLVSWLRTRGEGYALAFAQPDIVRAAIDRRHCRHDAPLAGAREIAFFPPMTGG, from the coding sequence ATGGCCGAGGTGAAGCTGATTTATTTCGCGTGGCTGCGCGAGCGTATCGGGCACGGCGAGGAGATTGCCGTTCTCGCGCCTGACATCAAGACGATCGGGGATCTGGTGTCATGGTTGCGCACGCGGGGCGAGGGCTATGCACTTGCCTTTGCCCAGCCGGATATCGTGCGCGCCGCCATCGACCGCCGCCACTGTCGCCACGATGCGCCACTGGCCGGCGCACGCGAGATCGCCTTCTTTCCTCCCATGACAGGCGGCTGA
- the norM gene encoding putative multidrug resistance protein NorM (Evidence 3 : Putative function from multiple computational evidences), which yields MAATADVAYNGGMSTTMPSRTAMWSAWRAEARAMAALGWPLILTNVAQTAMTTTDVIMMGRIGPQALAAGALAANLYFAVLIFCIGLVTATAPMVATELGRHRHSVLDVRRTVRQGFWSAAIIAVPAWAILWYGEAILLAFGQDRELAAAAGGYLRTLQWSILPFLLYLVLRSFVAALERPLWPLLIGLFAIVFNALANLCLMFGKFGFPALGLPGSGIATSLSSTLLFAGLAVVIVTDRRFRRYRLFGHWWRADWPRLIAFWRLGLPIAATITLEVTIFNAAAFLMGLLSSSELAAHAIAMQIASLAFMVPLGVGQAATVRVGRGYGAHDPDAIRRAGWMAFVICMSFMAVTASVMILLPQVLIGAFLDTADPANAQVIGFAVLFLAFAALFQAADGGQAVLIGMLRGLHDTRVPMLIAATGYWIIGLPLGAVLAFPLGWRGAGIWTGLATGLSVVAVLLMWRWLRRDRIGLVPTGGKSQTLLELAPAHP from the coding sequence ATGGCGGCAACTGCCGATGTCGCGTACAACGGCGGCATGAGCACGACGATGCCGAGCAGGACCGCCATGTGGAGCGCATGGCGCGCTGAAGCGCGCGCCATGGCGGCCCTCGGCTGGCCGCTGATCCTCACCAATGTTGCCCAGACGGCCATGACCACGACCGACGTGATCATGATGGGCCGCATCGGGCCGCAAGCGCTCGCGGCAGGCGCGCTCGCGGCGAATCTCTATTTCGCGGTGCTGATCTTCTGCATCGGCCTCGTGACGGCCACGGCGCCGATGGTGGCGACCGAACTCGGGCGCCACCGCCATTCCGTCCTGGACGTCCGGCGGACCGTGCGGCAGGGGTTCTGGTCGGCGGCGATCATCGCGGTGCCGGCTTGGGCGATCCTCTGGTATGGCGAGGCGATCCTGCTCGCCTTCGGCCAGGATAGGGAACTGGCCGCCGCTGCGGGCGGCTATCTCCGGACGCTGCAGTGGAGCATCCTGCCGTTCCTGCTCTATCTCGTGCTGCGGTCCTTCGTCGCCGCGCTGGAACGGCCCTTGTGGCCGCTGCTCATCGGTCTCTTTGCCATCGTCTTCAATGCCTTGGCCAACTTGTGCCTGATGTTTGGCAAATTCGGCTTTCCCGCGCTTGGACTGCCGGGATCGGGCATTGCGACGTCCCTCTCCAGCACCTTGCTCTTCGCCGGTCTTGCCGTCGTGATCGTGACCGATCGCCGGTTCCGCCGCTATCGTCTCTTCGGCCACTGGTGGCGGGCGGACTGGCCGCGGCTCATCGCCTTCTGGAGGCTCGGCCTGCCCATCGCCGCGACGATCACGCTGGAAGTGACCATATTCAACGCGGCGGCCTTCCTGATGGGCTTGCTCAGTTCGTCGGAGCTGGCTGCCCATGCCATCGCGATGCAGATCGCTTCGCTCGCGTTCATGGTTCCGCTTGGGGTAGGGCAGGCGGCGACGGTGCGCGTGGGACGCGGCTATGGCGCGCACGACCCGGACGCGATCCGGCGCGCGGGCTGGATGGCCTTCGTCATCTGCATGAGTTTCATGGCGGTGACGGCCTCGGTGATGATCCTGCTGCCGCAGGTGCTGATCGGCGCCTTCCTCGATACGGCGGATCCGGCCAATGCCCAGGTGATCGGCTTCGCGGTGCTGTTCCTCGCCTTCGCGGCGCTGTTCCAGGCGGCGGACGGCGGGCAGGCGGTACTGATAGGCATGCTGCGCGGCCTGCACGACACGCGCGTGCCGATGCTGATCGCGGCGACCGGCTACTGGATCATCGGCCTGCCGCTCGGGGCCGTTCTCGCCTTTCCGCTCGGCTGGCGGGGCGCGGGCATCTGGACCGGCCTCGCCACGGGGCTCAGCGTCGTCGCGGTGCTCCTGATGTGGCGCTGGCTCCGCCGTGACCGCATCGGCCTCGTTCCCACAGGCGGCAAGTCACAGACGCTTCTGGAACTCGCCCCCGCGCATCCGTGA
- the rplY gene encoding 50S ribosomal protein L25, with protein MTSVKQIKAVARERVGKGAARAVRRQGQVPAVIYGSGQPAVSIALDYNETKRLIFAGHFLTTLFEIELDGDKTRVIPRDYQLDPVKDTPVHVDFLRVSKDATISVEVPVHFVNQEASPGLKAGGVLNVVHHTIELVVPADAIPDAVEIDVTGLDIGTSIHLEDVKLPAGAKAATHERDFTVATIAAPAKLEVAADAAAEPTAE; from the coding sequence ATGACCTCTGTGAAGCAGATCAAGGCCGTGGCGCGCGAACGGGTCGGCAAGGGGGCCGCCCGTGCAGTTCGTCGTCAAGGCCAAGTTCCCGCCGTGATCTACGGCTCCGGGCAGCCCGCCGTCTCCATCGCGCTCGACTACAACGAGACGAAGCGGCTGATTTTCGCAGGCCACTTCCTGACCACGCTCTTCGAAATCGAACTCGACGGCGACAAGACGCGCGTCATCCCGCGCGACTACCAGCTCGATCCCGTCAAGGATACGCCTGTCCACGTCGATTTCCTGCGCGTCTCCAAGGACGCAACGATCAGCGTGGAAGTGCCCGTGCACTTCGTGAACCAGGAAGCCTCGCCCGGCCTTAAGGCTGGTGGCGTGCTCAATGTCGTTCACCACACGATCGAATTGGTCGTCCCGGCCGATGCCATTCCTGACGCCGTCGAGATCGACGTCACCGGCCTCGATATCGGCACCTCGATCCACCTGGAAGACGTCAAGCTTCCCGCTGGTGCCAAGGCTGCGACCCACGAGAGGGATTTCACCGTGGCGACCATCGCCGCCCCGGCGAAGCTCGAAGTTGCTGCTGACGCCGCGGCCGAACCGACCGCCGAGTAA
- a CDS encoding Small-conductance mechanosensitive channel — translation MSRAFNIRPWRRAMSVLAVFIVGMVMAVSVAGAATSAGAPPAEAATGNLLRNELDSSFTRAWAKVDDISDRLATVLAALPAVPRGLAEGTAALFGTATHPLLTLGKALAVVLFVIFLPSLLSGLIMRWMRHIDFAGPSAGAILRHGVLDMVALGLTVAVVGVVGRHLLQGPALFDAFAIGLGLAAVQWRIWMLPFLILLRPADPAHRLAAADDHRARMAYRGAGLCFAAGFVAAKYLPLMVDAGMPIVAAQAAGTVVGVLIMIGAVTALQRFFAHARGWRKTFGNVTKAMVFVGWALWTIGLSMLKFQAYNIVFWAMEVAIFTFIIERLLSRAIAERAANGETAHDKHQFSLLHVVRRTVVPVAAAVVLVMLARSWLVDVLGIFTWEEWLRFDHALIMVITVLILGYIAYGLLGYWSSTRLSPTAGPLPPNDGHDHDNVLPIPGQPTSRLSSIMPVVRGFFGVLVVATAVLLGLSHLGVNISPLLAGAGIFGLAFSFGSQTLVKDIVSGVFFVADDAFRVGEYIQAGSHKGVVEKLTLRSVRVRHQNGQFHTIPYGQLGAVTNFSRDYATIKFNLRLARDTDMEKARKLAKKVGADLAEMPDYADQFIAPFKMQGVTDIEPNALLCRFKFTVKPGKQTMIQREAIKRLHKAFHDNGIEFASNAVVVQGQGGTMHEQALEAAGAAATTLTPSPSSTT, via the coding sequence ATGAGTCGGGCGTTCAACATCAGGCCGTGGCGGCGAGCCATGTCCGTGCTGGCGGTTTTTATAGTGGGCATGGTCATGGCTGTATCCGTCGCGGGCGCCGCGACATCGGCCGGAGCACCGCCGGCCGAGGCAGCCACGGGCAACCTGCTTCGCAACGAGCTGGACAGCAGCTTCACGCGGGCGTGGGCGAAGGTCGATGACATCAGTGACCGCCTGGCGACCGTGCTGGCGGCTTTGCCAGCGGTGCCACGCGGTTTGGCGGAAGGCACGGCCGCCCTCTTCGGCACAGCCACTCATCCCCTGCTGACCCTTGGCAAGGCGCTGGCCGTCGTTCTCTTCGTCATTTTTCTGCCCTCGCTGCTCAGTGGCCTCATCATGCGCTGGATGCGGCACATCGACTTCGCCGGGCCAAGTGCCGGCGCGATCCTGCGCCATGGCGTTCTCGATATGGTGGCCCTGGGGCTCACCGTTGCGGTTGTGGGCGTTGTCGGACGCCACCTGCTGCAAGGGCCTGCATTGTTCGATGCCTTTGCCATCGGATTGGGTCTTGCCGCCGTGCAGTGGCGCATCTGGATGTTGCCGTTCCTCATCTTGTTGCGGCCGGCCGATCCGGCGCACAGGCTTGCCGCGGCGGATGACCATCGCGCCCGGATGGCGTATCGCGGCGCTGGGCTATGCTTCGCGGCCGGCTTCGTCGCCGCGAAATACCTGCCTCTTATGGTGGACGCGGGCATGCCCATCGTTGCGGCGCAGGCTGCCGGCACTGTTGTGGGCGTGCTGATCATGATCGGCGCCGTAACGGCGCTGCAACGCTTTTTCGCGCACGCGAGGGGATGGCGTAAGACGTTCGGCAATGTGACGAAGGCCATGGTTTTCGTCGGCTGGGCGCTCTGGACCATTGGCCTCAGCATGCTGAAGTTCCAGGCCTACAACATCGTATTCTGGGCGATGGAAGTGGCCATCTTCACCTTCATCATCGAGCGCCTTCTTTCGCGGGCGATCGCGGAGCGCGCGGCGAATGGCGAAACTGCGCACGACAAGCACCAATTCTCTCTTCTGCATGTGGTGCGGCGCACCGTGGTGCCGGTTGCGGCGGCTGTCGTGCTCGTCATGCTGGCGCGCTCGTGGCTGGTGGATGTGCTCGGCATCTTCACCTGGGAAGAATGGCTGAGATTCGATCACGCTCTGATCATGGTGATCACCGTGCTCATCCTCGGTTACATAGCCTATGGGCTCTTGGGCTATTGGTCCTCCACGAGGCTGTCCCCAACCGCCGGGCCGCTACCGCCGAATGATGGCCATGATCACGACAATGTCCTCCCGATACCGGGCCAGCCCACCTCGCGGCTGTCGAGCATCATGCCGGTCGTGCGTGGTTTCTTCGGCGTGCTCGTTGTTGCAACCGCGGTGCTGCTCGGCCTGTCGCATCTAGGCGTCAATATCTCGCCACTGCTGGCGGGCGCCGGCATCTTCGGCCTCGCCTTTTCCTTCGGTTCGCAGACCCTCGTGAAGGATATCGTCTCCGGCGTATTCTTCGTCGCGGACGACGCGTTCCGCGTCGGGGAATACATCCAGGCCGGCAGCCATAAAGGCGTGGTGGAAAAGCTCACCCTGCGCTCGGTCAGGGTGCGCCACCAGAACGGCCAGTTCCATACGATTCCCTATGGTCAGCTTGGCGCGGTGACGAATTTCAGCCGTGACTATGCGACGATCAAGTTCAACCTGCGCCTCGCGCGTGACACCGATATGGAAAAGGCGCGCAAGCTCGCCAAGAAAGTGGGCGCGGATCTGGCGGAGATGCCGGATTATGCCGATCAGTTCATCGCGCCCTTCAAGATGCAGGGTGTCACGGATATCGAACCCAACGCGCTCTTGTGCCGTTTCAAATTCACGGTGAAGCCCGGCAAGCAGACCATGATCCAGCGCGAGGCGATCAAGCGCCTCCACAAGGCCTTCCACGATAACGGTATCGAGTTCGCCTCCAATGCCGTCGTCGTGCAGGGGCAGGGTGGTACGATGCATGAACAGGCGCTCGAGGCCGCGGGGGCGGCAGCGACAACGCTTACGCCTTCGCCTTCGTCCACCACGTGA
- the prs gene encoding ribose-phosphate diphosphokinase, with translation MKASIKLVAGNANRPLAEAISSYLELPLGACQVKRFADMEIFVEILENVRGEDVFVVQPTSFPANDHLMELLIIIDALRRSSARRITAVLPYFGYARQDRRAAGRTPISAKLVANMITHAGADRILTVDLHAGQIQGFFDIPTDNLFAAPVMVRDIKERLELGNLMVISPDVGGVVRARALAKRIDAPLAIVDKRRERPGESEVMNIIGNVEGRTCILVDDIVDSGGTLCNAAEALLAHGARDVYAYCTHGVLSGGAVARIASSQLKEMVITDSILPTEAVKVARNIRTITIAPLLGEAIGRTATESSVSSLFD, from the coding sequence ATGAAAGCCTCGATCAAACTTGTCGCGGGCAATGCCAATCGCCCATTGGCGGAGGCCATCTCCTCCTACCTGGAGCTCCCGCTCGGCGCTTGCCAAGTGAAGCGCTTCGCGGACATGGAGATCTTCGTCGAGATCCTGGAGAATGTACGCGGCGAGGATGTTTTCGTCGTGCAGCCGACGTCGTTCCCCGCGAACGACCATCTCATGGAACTTCTCATCATCATCGACGCGCTGCGCCGCTCTTCCGCGCGCCGCATCACGGCGGTGCTGCCCTATTTCGGTTATGCCCGGCAGGATCGCCGCGCGGCCGGCCGCACGCCGATTTCGGCCAAGCTCGTCGCCAACATGATCACCCATGCCGGCGCAGACCGCATCCTGACGGTCGACCTGCATGCGGGCCAGATCCAGGGCTTCTTCGACATTCCGACCGACAACCTCTTTGCCGCGCCGGTCATGGTGCGCGACATCAAGGAACGGCTCGAACTCGGCAATCTCATGGTCATATCGCCGGACGTCGGCGGCGTGGTGCGCGCCCGGGCGCTTGCCAAGCGGATCGATGCCCCGCTCGCCATCGTCGACAAGCGCCGTGAGCGGCCGGGCGAGTCCGAGGTCATGAACATCATCGGTAACGTCGAGGGTCGCACGTGCATCCTGGTCGACGACATCGTCGATTCCGGCGGCACGCTCTGCAATGCCGCTGAAGCATTGCTCGCTCATGGCGCCCGCGATGTCTATGCCTACTGCACGCACGGCGTGCTCTCCGGCGGCGCCGTGGCACGTATCGCTTCGTCGCAGCTGAAGGAAATGGTCATCACCGATTCCATCCTGCCGACAGAGGCGGTGAAGGTGGCGCGCAACATCCGCACCATCACCATCGCTCCGCTGCTCGGCGAGGCCATCGGCCGTACCGCTACGGAATCGAGCGTCTCCAGCCTGTTCGACTGA
- a CDS encoding hypothetical protein (Evidence 5 : Unknown function), which produces MACSMSFTTRSNWSSRPMPFLTPSRSTSPASISAPRSTWKTSSFPLVPRLRPTRGISPWRPSPPRRSSKLLLTPRPNRPPSKPLRLGLSQPRTFPLRGEPLTFTPNGPPDIAGLADDGAFCLFRSGLGPQGRVSPNRDLSPCSSSSGSAIPGTAIGSTGIMSASSRSR; this is translated from the coding sequence GTGGCGTGCTCAATGTCGTTCACCACACGATCGAATTGGTCGTCCCGGCCGATGCCATTCCTGACGCCGTCGAGATCGACGTCACCGGCCTCGATATCGGCACCTCGATCCACCTGGAAGACGTCAAGCTTCCCGCTGGTGCCAAGGCTGCGACCCACGAGAGGGATTTCACCGTGGCGACCATCGCCGCCCCGGCGAAGCTCGAAGTTGCTGCTGACGCCGCGGCCGAACCGACCGCCGAGTAAGCCTCTACGTCTGGGGCTCAGCCAGCCCCGGACGTTTCCGCTACGCGGTGAGCCATTGACGTTTACGCCCAATGGCCCCCCCGATATCGCTGGCCTCGCCGATGACGGGGCCTTTTGTCTGTTTCGATCCGGGCTTGGCCCCCAAGGCCGGGTATCGCCCAACCGAGACCTGTCGCCATGCTCCTCTTCGTCGGGCTCGGCAATCCCGGGGACCGCTATCGGCTCAACCGGCATAATGTCGGCTTCCTCGCGATCGAGATGA
- the uvrC gene encoding UvrABC system protein C, translated as MRMVTGRDNEPNEEDKAPVVPGALTAGESVAGDDAGDVASNIDLDFAEKAPASLRAGAMVIRDFWQTAPNSPGVYRMIDADGDVLYVGKARHIKKRIASYIKGIGHGGNRTARMIAETAAMEFVVTQTETEALLLEANLIKQLRPRYNVLLRDDKSFPYILLTGDHPAPQLVKHRGARNRKGDYYGPFASAGAVTRTVNALQRAFLLRTCTDSYYENRSRPCLLFQIKRCSAPCTGEIDLSDYAGLVAEARAFLSGRSNAVKKSLAAEMQHASEELEFERAARYRDRLAALSAVQATQDVNPQSVEEADVFAIDLQAGQFCVQVFFFRNYQNWGNRAYFPRADAGLSPDEVLSSFIAQFYDDKPCPRLVLLSHDLPEQDLLAEALSTQRASRVEVATPRRGEKRDLVEHALKNAKEALARRLADSASQEKLLAGLAEAFGLAAPPRRIEVYDNSHIMGTNAVGAMIVAGRQGFMKTHYRTFNIRSEDLTPGDDFGMMREVLSRRFARLLKEAPRDGADLPSTRAIASEDMALTLAGEESDGLSVDPPLTAVSLQASLHPGEMEGTLEAEGEAEPEDELPDDDSFPVWPDLVLIDGGRGQLEAARTALADIGITDVPLVGVAKGADRDAGRETFVTSGRPPFKLAPRDPALYFIQRLRDEAHRFAIGTHRAKRKRAFTKNPLDEITGIGPSRKRALLLHFGTAKAVSRASLEDLQRAPGINAATARTIYEFFHENQG; from the coding sequence ATGCGCATGGTGACGGGACGCGACAACGAGCCGAACGAGGAAGACAAGGCACCGGTCGTGCCGGGCGCGCTGACCGCGGGTGAGAGCGTTGCCGGCGACGATGCCGGTGATGTCGCGTCGAACATCGATCTCGACTTCGCCGAGAAGGCGCCTGCATCGCTGCGCGCCGGCGCCATGGTTATTCGCGATTTCTGGCAGACGGCTCCCAATAGTCCCGGCGTCTATCGCATGATCGATGCGGATGGCGACGTGCTCTATGTCGGCAAGGCGCGGCATATCAAGAAGCGCATCGCCTCCTACATCAAGGGCATCGGCCATGGCGGCAACCGCACCGCGCGCATGATCGCCGAGACGGCGGCGATGGAATTCGTCGTCACCCAGACGGAAACCGAGGCCCTGCTGCTTGAGGCCAATCTCATCAAGCAGCTGCGCCCGCGCTACAACGTGCTGCTGCGGGACGACAAGTCGTTCCCCTATATTCTTTTGACGGGCGACCACCCCGCGCCGCAGCTCGTGAAGCATCGTGGCGCACGCAACCGCAAGGGGGACTACTACGGCCCTTTCGCCAGCGCCGGCGCTGTCACCCGCACCGTCAATGCCCTGCAGCGCGCCTTCCTGCTGCGCACCTGCACCGACAGCTACTATGAGAACCGAAGCCGCCCCTGCCTGCTGTTCCAGATCAAGCGCTGTTCGGCGCCGTGCACTGGCGAGATTGACCTGAGCGACTACGCGGGGCTGGTGGCGGAGGCGCGCGCCTTCCTGTCCGGGCGTTCGAACGCGGTCAAGAAGTCGCTCGCCGCGGAGATGCAGCACGCGTCCGAGGAACTGGAGTTCGAGCGGGCGGCCCGCTACCGGGATCGTCTCGCGGCGCTGTCGGCGGTGCAGGCGACGCAGGATGTGAATCCGCAGTCCGTGGAGGAGGCCGATGTCTTCGCCATCGATCTCCAGGCCGGACAGTTCTGCGTACAGGTGTTCTTTTTCCGGAATTACCAGAACTGGGGCAATCGCGCCTATTTCCCGAGGGCCGATGCCGGATTGTCGCCCGATGAGGTCCTGTCGTCCTTCATCGCCCAGTTCTACGATGACAAGCCTTGCCCCCGGCTCGTGTTGCTCTCCCACGACCTGCCCGAGCAGGATCTTCTGGCGGAGGCCCTGTCCACCCAGCGGGCCAGTCGCGTCGAAGTCGCGACCCCGCGTCGTGGCGAGAAGCGCGATCTCGTGGAGCACGCGCTCAAGAACGCGAAGGAGGCTCTGGCCCGGCGGCTGGCCGATAGCGCCTCCCAGGAGAAGCTCCTGGCCGGGCTCGCCGAGGCCTTTGGTCTTGCCGCGCCGCCGCGTCGCATCGAGGTTTACGACAACTCGCATATCATGGGGACCAATGCCGTCGGCGCGATGATCGTTGCCGGACGCCAGGGGTTCATGAAGACGCATTATCGCACCTTCAATATCCGTTCCGAGGATCTGACGCCCGGGGATGATTTCGGGATGATGCGTGAAGTCCTGAGCCGGCGATTTGCCCGTCTCCTCAAGGAGGCGCCGCGAGACGGAGCCGACCTGCCGTCAACACGCGCAATTGCGTCGGAGGATATGGCGCTCACGCTCGCCGGCGAGGAGAGTGACGGGTTGAGTGTGGATCCTCCCCTGACAGCCGTCTCCCTCCAGGCCTCTCTCCATCCGGGAGAGATGGAGGGCACGCTCGAAGCCGAGGGTGAAGCCGAGCCTGAAGACGAGTTGCCGGATGACGACAGCTTCCCGGTCTGGCCCGATCTTGTCCTGATCGACGGCGGACGCGGGCAGCTGGAGGCGGCTCGGACCGCGCTCGCCGATATCGGCATCACAGATGTGCCGCTGGTCGGCGTCGCCAAAGGCGCGGATCGCGACGCGGGGCGGGAGACCTTCGTCACGTCCGGACGGCCGCCTTTCAAGCTCGCGCCGCGTGACCCCGCGCTCTATTTCATCCAGCGCCTGCGGGACGAGGCGCACCGCTTCGCGATCGGCACCCACCGGGCGAAGCGCAAGCGCGCCTTCACCAAGAACCCGCTGGACGAAATTACGGGCATCGGCCCTTCACGCAAGCGGGCTCTGCTCCTGCATTTCGGCACGGCCAAGGCCGTGTCACGTGCTTCGCTGGAAGATCTGCAACGGGCGCCGGGTATCAATGCGGCGACCGCACGAACTATTTATGAGTTCTTTCATGAGAATCAGGGCTGA
- a CDS encoding Adenylate kinase family enzyme, which produces MQDEPQSFRRILILGCAGSGKSTLARQIGERLGLPVVHLDVLFWEPGWKQPDEAAFRARVAAAIAGDVWISEGNYSRQTFDLRLPRADQVIWLEMPRLLCLWRVLVRGLKGGRRPDLPRGCEERMNWDYVEFLRYVWNFNRDSRPRIETNLKAVGPAVPVMRLQSRADLAAYLATLPIKATWS; this is translated from the coding sequence ATGCAGGATGAGCCCCAGTCATTCCGGCGTATCCTCATTCTCGGCTGCGCCGGAAGCGGCAAGTCGACGCTCGCCCGGCAAATAGGAGAGCGTCTCGGCTTGCCCGTGGTCCATCTCGACGTGCTCTTCTGGGAGCCAGGCTGGAAGCAGCCGGACGAGGCGGCGTTTCGGGCACGGGTTGCGGCTGCCATCGCGGGCGATGTCTGGATTTCCGAGGGAAACTATTCCCGCCAGACCTTCGACCTGCGCCTGCCGCGCGCCGACCAGGTGATCTGGCTGGAGATGCCGCGGCTCCTCTGCCTCTGGCGCGTGCTGGTGCGCGGCCTCAAGGGCGGACGCCGCCCTGATCTGCCTCGCGGGTGCGAGGAGAGGATGAATTGGGACTATGTCGAGTTCCTGCGCTATGTCTGGAACTTCAACAGGGACAGCCGTCCGCGCATCGAGACAAATCTGAAAGCAGTGGGGCCGGCAGTTCCCGTTATGCGCCTTCAGAGCAGGGCTGATCTCGCGGCTTATCTTGCAACGTTGCCTATCAAGGCTACGTGGAGCTGA
- a CDS encoding conserved exported hypothetical protein (Evidence 4 : Unknown function but conserved in other organisms): MTQKALTSLLIPCGITALTLALGACQTNPTAMNAPPGMPVALESIEGAPDPVKSELSTALASAAAARKVELVSGTDARYRLKGYLTAYDRQDGSTELAFVWDVFDGDKRRAKRIEGTSFAVAGSATKNSKTNDAWTSVDQTVIDKVASTSMSEVAGFLATDARSGGQTFVNRAAPVETSPAVAAGSPSTVVASAGDSMQASAGGQESPGQASSPGQASSLGQASSPGHAAAGTTALGFSE; the protein is encoded by the coding sequence ATGACCCAAAAGGCATTGACCTCGCTGCTGATTCCCTGCGGCATCACGGCCCTGACCCTCGCGCTCGGCGCCTGTCAGACCAACCCCACCGCAATGAATGCGCCGCCTGGAATGCCTGTCGCCCTCGAAAGCATCGAGGGGGCGCCGGATCCCGTGAAATCCGAGCTGTCGACCGCACTGGCCTCGGCCGCGGCGGCGCGTAAGGTCGAGCTTGTTTCCGGCACGGATGCTCGCTACCGGCTCAAAGGCTATCTCACCGCCTATGATCGCCAGGACGGCTCGACGGAGCTGGCGTTCGTCTGGGATGTCTTCGACGGTGACAAGCGCCGCGCCAAGCGGATCGAGGGGACGAGCTTCGCAGTCGCCGGATCGGCCACGAAGAATTCCAAGACAAATGATGCCTGGACGTCCGTCGACCAGACCGTCATCGACAAGGTCGCGTCGACCAGCATGAGCGAAGTCGCGGGCTTCCTCGCGACAGATGCGCGCTCCGGTGGCCAGACCTTCGTCAACCGCGCCGCGCCGGTGGAAACGTCTCCAGCTGTGGCTGCCGGTAGCCCGAGCACCGTGGTCGCATCCGCAGGCGACAGCATGCAAGCTTCGGCGGGTGGGCAGGAGTCGCCTGGGCAAGCCTCGTCTCCTGGGCAAGCCTCGTCGCTGGGGCAAGCCTCGTCGCCGGGGCACGCCGCCGCTGGGACGACGGCACTCGGCTTCTCCGAGTAA
- a CDS encoding CDP-diacylglycerol--glycerol-3-phosphate 3-phosphatidyltransferase: MVDGISPKPLTAADAHGSSQSSDLPGLSMQRARTFSLPNILTYGRILAVPALVICLFWPHDMVLRWGAFFIFVAAAITDYFDGYLARAWSQQSAIGRMLDPIADKLLVAASLLMLVADGTIRSWSLWAAIIILCREILVSGLREFLAELRVSVPVTKVAKWKTTLQLLAVGFLIAGPAGDRVMGGTTQIGLVLLWVAALLTLYTGFDYFRAGLRHLIDQE; the protein is encoded by the coding sequence ATGGTCGATGGAATTTCTCCCAAGCCGTTGACCGCAGCAGATGCTCATGGTTCTTCCCAGAGCAGTGATTTGCCTGGTCTCTCAATGCAACGCGCACGTACATTCAGCCTGCCCAACATCCTGACCTATGGCCGGATACTCGCTGTTCCGGCGCTGGTTATCTGCCTCTTCTGGCCGCATGACATGGTTCTGCGGTGGGGGGCATTCTTCATCTTCGTCGCAGCGGCGATTACCGATTATTTCGACGGCTATCTGGCCCGTGCCTGGTCGCAGCAATCGGCTATCGGGCGGATGCTCGACCCCATCGCCGACAAGCTGTTGGTCGCCGCGAGCCTGCTGATGCTGGTGGCGGACGGCACCATCCGAAGCTGGTCGCTCTGGGCGGCGATCATCATTCTCTGCCGTGAGATCCTCGTGTCGGGCCTCAGGGAGTTCCTGGCGGAACTCCGGGTCAGCGTGCCGGTGACGAAGGTTGCCAAATGGAAGACCACCTTGCAGCTTCTCGCTGTCGGGTTCCTCATCGCCGGGCCGGCCGGTGATCGTGTGATGGGGGGCACGACACAGATCGGCTTGGTGTTACTGTGGGTTGCCGCGCTACTGACGCTTTACACGGGCTTCGATTATTTCCGCGCCGGTTTGCGGCATCTCATCGACCAGGAGTAG
- the moaE gene encoding molybdopterin synthase catalytic subunit, with product MGAADPSVIVQVQREPFDPAAIAATLTAGRTDVGAVVTFTGLCRDENGALAVLELEHYPGMAEEEMARLAAEAADRWPLVGLAVVHRFGPIRPGEMIVAVVTASVHRQAAFEAASFLMDYLKTSAPFWKKEHRADGAKTWVEARTSDDQAADRWR from the coding sequence ATGGGCGCGGCCGATCCTTCCGTTATTGTGCAGGTCCAGCGGGAGCCATTCGATCCCGCCGCCATCGCGGCAACGCTGACGGCGGGGCGGACGGATGTTGGCGCCGTGGTTACTTTCACGGGGCTCTGCCGTGATGAAAATGGCGCGCTCGCGGTGCTTGAGCTTGAACACTATCCCGGCATGGCCGAGGAGGAAATGGCCCGGCTCGCGGCGGAGGCAGCCGATCGCTGGCCGCTCGTCGGCCTCGCCGTCGTGCATCGTTTTGGCCCGATCCGCCCCGGCGAGATGATTGTCGCCGTCGTGACGGCATCGGTTCACCGGCAGGCCGCTTTCGAGGCAGCCTCCTTCCTGATGGACTATCTCAAGACGTCGGCGCCCTTCTGGAAGAAGGAGCATCGCGCCGATGGCGCCAAGACGTGGGTCGAGGCGCGCACGAGCGACGACCAGGCCGCCGATCGCTGGCGTTAG